A region of the Rhizobium binae genome:
CCTTCATGGCTGATCTCAAGGCTCGCCCCCGTCCGACCGGCGCCACCGCCACTCTCGGCCGCACCGGCTTTCCGCATGTCACTTCCACCACGAAGGGCGAGATCGATATCGTCACCGCGCCCTCGCAGCCGGGCTTCAGCCCGCTCGATCTGCTCTATGCGTCGCTCTCGGGCTGTCTCGTGCTCAGCGCCCGCATTGCCGCCAGCCATATGGGCGTTCTCGACAGGATCAGCGAGATCACCGCCGACGTCACCGGCGAAAAGGCGACCGAAGGGCACTCACGCGTTGCGAAGTTCAACATCGTCTTCTCGATCAAGGGCGATATCGACGAGGAGACCCGCAGCCAAATCGTCCATGCCGCCGAAGATGAGATCTGCACGGTCAGCAACACCATCCGCGGCAATCCCGAATTCTCGACGACGTTAGCGGCATCGGACTGAGATCAACAAATCGACAATCGCAGATGGAGCATTGCGCGGGCAATGTCCGGCTTCTATGCTCAGCTATCGAAGCAACGGTCTCGGCCATCATGCAGCCCAAGCCTCTGCCGACGTCCGGAAAACCCGTCGTCGCCATCATCGGCGGTGGCGTCTCCGGCGCGGGCGTCGCCTATCATCTCGCCGGGGCGATGGCCGACGCGCTTCCCGTCATCGTCGTCTTCGAGCCACGCGCCGAGCTCGGTCGTGGTCTTGCCTATGACACGGATGACCCGGCTCACCGCATCAACGTTCCCGCCGCCAAGATGAGCCTGCAGCCTGACGACCAGACCGAATTCCAGGCTTGGATCGACGCCCGCGACGCCGTCGCCTGCGACCCCGAGGCAAAACGCCCTGATGGTCAAGTCTTTCCCCGGCGTCGGCTCTTCGGCGATTATGTCGCCTCCCTGCTGAAACCGCTGCTGGCGGACGGCAGCGTGCGTCACTGTCGCGCGGCCGTCAGCCATGTCGAGCGTCGGGCCGGCCGCTGGTCGATCCGCGATAACAAAGGCGGCGTGACGGAGGCCGATATCGTCGCGATCGCCACCAGCCATCCGCCGCCGGCAGCTCCCGGCCGACTTGCAAGCCGGCTTGCCGCCCATCCCCGTTTCGTCGCCGATACCACCAGATCGGGCGCGCTCGACGTCATCCGTCCCCACGACCGTGTGCTGGTCATCGGCAACGGCCTGACCGCCGCCGACGTCATTGCCTCGCTTGCCGGCCGCGGACATGATGGTCCGGTGACGGCGATCTCGCGCCGTGGCCTGCGCTCGCGTGGGCATGCGCCGGTGCCGCAACCGCTCTATGGCGATTTCGTTGCCGAAGCGGCTCATTCCGCCGTTTCGCTGCTGGCGGGAATCCGCGCCGCCATCAGCGCCGCGAAGGCGCAGGGCATAAGCTGGCATGGGGTGATCGATCAGGTGCGGGCGCAGGGATTTGATCTCTGGCAGGCGCTGCCGGTGGCCGAAAGGCGTCGTCTCGTCCGCCATCTGCGCTCCTATTGGGATGTGCATCGTTTCCGCGTCGCGCCGCAGGTGGAAGCCGTGCTCGATATGGCGATTGCTGCCGGTCGCCTGGAAATCCTTGCCGGCTCCGTCGCCGATGCGCGCATCGAAGGCGAACTCATCCGTTGCACGCTTCAGCCGCGCCATCGGGGCCAGCCGCTTGAGCGGATCTATGACGCCGTCGTCGTCACCACCGGTCCGGCCCATGGCGGCATTCTCGAAACCCAGCCCTGGCTCGCGGCGCTTGCGGCAGACGGCCATCTGTCGCTTGATCCCACCGGCCTCGGTCTTGCCTGCACCGCGCGCTCGGAGGCGATCGGTCCGTCGGGAAAGGCCGATCCGTCGCTGTTGATCTCCGGTCCGCTGGCGCGTGGCACCTTCGGCGAGTTGATGGGGCTGCCGCAGGTGACCGAGCATGCCTTCTTCATTGCGGCCGAAATCGCCGCAAAGCTGCGGCTTGCTGAGACAAAGGCGCATCCCGCCTGATTTTCCATTCGATGTCGTTCTCCGACTGTCTCAGGCCATCGACTTCTGCTACGCAGTCCGCAGTCAATAACCCGCCTTCGGGCCATCAGAAATATCGAGATCATGTCGCAGTCCGCTTCCACCCTTTCCGAAGCCTCGCCTTCCAATCGCCTCGCTCTTGCGGCGCTCGTTCTCGGCGGTGCGGCAATCGGCGGATCGCCGATCTTCGTGCGGCTGTCCGAGGTCGGTCCGATGGCCACCGCCTTCTGGCGCGTGGCGCTGGCGCTGATCCCGATCTTCATCGTCTCGCTGCTGAAGAGGGATGCTGGCCCCAGACCGCAAAGCCTTGCCGACTACGGCATGCTGGTTCTGCCGGGCGTGATGCTGGCGCTCGACCTTGCCGCCTGGCACCTTTCTCTCACCATGACCTCGGTCGCCAACGCGACGCTGCTAGCCAATCTCGCGCCTGTTTTCGTCACGCTGATCGCCGTCCTGTTTTTCAGGGCGAGAACCAGTGGAATCTTTGTGCTGGGGCTGCTCCTGGCGCTTGCTGGAGTCGTTATTCTGAAAGGCGGTCCGGCGGGGCTCGGTAATGGCGACTTGCGTGGCGACGGCACCGCGATGGTCGCCGCCTTCTTCTATGCTTGTTATATCCTGGCGATCGGCAGGCTGCGCAGCCGGTTCGATACGATCCGCATCATGTTGTGGAGCACGGCGTCCGCCGCCGTCTGCGTCTTCCCGCTGGCCTTCTTGTTCGAAGGCCATATGCTGCCGGCGACCCTCTATGGCTGGTCGATCCTCTTCAGTCTCGCCTTTATCAGCCATGCCGGCGGGCAGGTGGCCATCACCTATGCGCTGGCCTACCTGCCGCCGGCATTCTCCTCGCTGACACTGCTGTTGCAGCCGGTCGTCGCCGCCATCCTCGCCTGGGCGCTGCTCAACGAGGCGATCGGCACCATGCAGGCGCTGGGGGCCGCCGTGGTGCTCGCCGGCATCATGGTCGCCAGGGCATCACGCGTCTAAGCATCCGGACGCAACGTCAGCGATTTTCCTGCAGCAGCCATTTTTGGATAATCGGCACGTCGGCATCGCCGAGATCGTGGCCGCCGGGAATGACGTCGGAATCGACGGTGGCGCCCGAACTTTTGAGCCGCACTTCCAACTCGCTCGCATATTTGCCGTAGGCATCGGTCTTGCCGCTGATAACGAGCAGGTCCGTGCCCTTCAGGTCGGCATGCGGATAGTCGCTGAGGACAGGCATGGAGCGCAGCAGTACCGCCTTGTGAACGAGATTCGGGTGCAGGTAGAGCAGCGAGTTCAAAAGGTTGGCGCCATTCGAATAGCCGACATAGACGACCTTCTTGGGATCGAGTCCATAGGACTTGACGGCGCCTTCGATGAAGGCTGCAAAGGCCTCCGCCTCGGTCTTGATGTCGTTCTGGTCGAAGGAGAAGGGCGTGATGCGCTTGTACCAGCGCGGAAAACCTTCCTCCGTCGCGCGGCCGCGCACGCCGAGCAGCGTGGCGCGCGGCGCCACTTTGTTGAGGAGCGGCATCAGCGTCGTCTCATTGCCGCCCGAGCCGTGCAGCAGCACGAAGACGCTGCCGTCGGGATCCGGCGGCGTGTAAAAGCGATGGACGAAGGGCAGTTCGCGATAATTGATGCGCGGCTGGCCGGGCATCGAAAATTGCGGCAGCATCACCTTCAGCTCGTCGAGATTGGTGATCGCGTCGGGTGGCGCGAAAAGTTTCGTTCCGAGTGCGGCGTGCTCTTCGTCGACGGTCATGCCCGGCTTGTCGGTCGCAAGCTCCACCAGCGTGCCACCCGGCTCGCGGGCATAGAGCGAGCGGAAATATTTGCGGTCATGCATGTTGGTCGGCGACGCATCGGTCGCCTCCAGGGCCTTGCCGACCGACAGCAGCGTCTCCTCGTCGGGTGCGCGGAAGGCGACGTGATCGACCGTGCCGGTGCCGGGCGCTCCGGACCAGAAGCCGCGCGCATCGCGCACGTCGATAATGTCGCCCGATTGCGAAACCAGCCTGTCGATCGTGCCGCGATTGGCCTGGAAGCGGTATCCGAAATGGCGCTCGAGAAAGCCGCGGCTTTCGATGGGCTTTTCTGTCAGCATGGTCGCGCCGCGTACGCGCTGGACGGCATGTTCGACGGGGATCGAGGCGCCGTCCCAAGCGGCCGGCGAGGTGACGTTCTTGGCGCCTGCGAGCTTGAGGATGATATTGTCGGGATCCTTCAGCCTGAGCACAGGCTCGCCGAATTCGTCGGCCGGCCCCTCCGAGCGCAGCCCAAAGCTCATGGCGCGCGTCAGCCAATAACCGATGCTCGCCGGATTGATCGCCAGTGAAATCTCGCTGATCTGGCCGTAGCCCGCCCGGCCGGGGGCGCCGTCTTCCCAGACGAGGAAGGTGAGCAGCGAACCCGGCGTTCCCGCCGCGTCGCCGTAGAGCAGATGAAGCTGCATCACATCTTCGTAACCGGCCGTCTGCTTGACGAGCCGCATGCCGAGAAAGCCGGCGTAGAAGTCCACGTTTGCCTGCACCTTGCGGGTGATGGCCGTCACGTGATGTATGCCTGATACCATCGAGAGCAGTCCTGATTGAAGCGGCGTCGTCAGGAGCGCGAGTATGAAAGTTGCAAAGATCATACCGTTGCCAATGACCACCGCTTAGTTTTGTTCCGCACAAAGCGCAAGCGAATCGCCGCGCTGCAGCAGCTCCAGATGATCGACGTCCTCGAGTGCCTCTTCCAGTTGCTGCAGGGTCGGCGGCTTGACCATATAGGCGCGCGCGCCGAGATTTCTGGCCCGCTGCCTGTCGGTCTCGTCGCTTGAGGTGCTGAGAATGCAGACGGGAATCCGTTTCAGTCGGGCGTCGGCCGAAAGTGCGTTCAGCACTTCAAAGCCGTCCATGATCGGCATGTTGATGTCGAGCAGCATCAGGTCGATCTGCGGCACGTCGGCAATGCCGGCGCGTTCTTCGAGCAGCCGCATCGCCTCGCGTCCGTTGGTGGCGACATGCAGGTTGAAGGTCACCTTCTCCCGCCGCATCAGCTTGATTTTCAGAATCTGGATGTCGGCCGGGCTGTCTTCGACGAGCAGCACTTCGGCAAGCCTGCCGGAACCTTCGCCCGGCTGCTCCGCAGGCTTTGCGGTGGGCGGAACAGCCGATGCGGCGGGCGGCGCCGGCCGCGCCGCAGAAAGCGGTATTTCGACGATGAAGGTGGCGCCGGGCCCCTTGTCCGGTTCGCACCAGATCGAGCCGCCATGCAGCTGTGCGATGCGGCGGCAGATGGCAAGGCCGAGCCCGGTGCCCTCGATGCCGCGGCCGACCAGCCGCTTGAACGGCTGGAAGATCAACTCGCGGTGCTCGGGATCGATGCCCGGTCCGTTGTCACGGACCGTCAGGCGGCAGGTGTCTCCCTGCGCTTCGCCCGAGATCGTCACCTCCGGAGCTTTTTGATCGCAATAGCGGATGGCATTCGACACCAGGTTCTGGAGAAGCTGGGTCAGCAGCGTCGCATCGCCCATGACCTCCGGCAGCGCCCCGCGGATGACGACCGCCCCGCGGCTCTCGACCTGCTGGCGCAGATTGTCCTCCACCTGGTTGAGCACATCCGACAGCGCGACCGGCGTCAGCGCCGGCCCGCCATAGGCTTCGAGCTTGGTGAAGCCCGAGACCTTGACGATCAGGTCTTCCATATGGTCGGCGGCGCTGAGCACATAATCGAGCAGTTCCCGGTCTTCGGCCGGAAGTGCTGCGGAACCATGCAGGATGCGGCTGAAGGATTTGATCGTCCTGAGCGGCTCCTTCAGATCATGGGCCATGGCGCGCGTGAAGATCTCGAGCGATTGCCGCTTCTGCTCCAGCTGTGCTTCCAGCATGCCGTGCATGATGGCGTTCTGGATGCAGCGGTGCAGCGTTTCGGGCGACAGCGAATCCTTGGTGAGGTAGTCGCGTGCGCCGGCCTTCATTACTTCGACCGCAACCGTCTCGCTGCCCTGGCCGGTCAGCATGATGACATTGGCGACAGGATCGTCCTCCAATATATCGGCAAGCACGCCGAGCCCGTCGCGCCCCGGCAGCGAATAGTCGAGCAGGATGCAGTCCGGCCGCTTGCGCCCGTTCAGCACGCGACCCTCTTCGCCGGTCTCCGCCTCGACGACGGTATAGGCGGTGCTGGAGACGCGGCCCAATATGCGGCGATAGACTTCGCGATCGTCGATATTGTCGTCGATGATGAGAATGCAGCAGTCTTCCGCCAAACCGTCAGTCCTCGAGCGGCAGGATCGCGATTTCGAACCAGTATTCCTTCAGCCGCTGGATCGCGGCGAAGAGGCCGTCGAGATCGACCGGCTTCTGTACATAGGTATTGGCGCCGAGCGCATAGCAGCCTTCGATGTCGCGCTCGTCGTCGGATGTCGTCAGGATCACCACGGGAATCTTGCGCCAGCCGTCGTTCGACTTGATCGCCTCCAGCGTCTTGCGGCCGTCGAGGCCCGGCATGTTGAGGTCGAGCAGGATCAGCCCGGGTTTCGGCACCATCACCGCAAGCATGTCGAGCGCTTCCTGGCCGGAGGCTGCCCAGCGGATCGAGTTGCGCAGGTTGGTGCGCTTGAAGGCGCGCATCGTCGCTTCGAAATCGTCTTCGCTGTCTTCGACGATGAGGATCGGTTGCGTGTCACGCTGCTGCATTCTGCCCCTCGCGCTTTTTTCCCAGGGTGAAATAGAATGTGGTGCCGGCGCCAACTTCGGATTCCAGCCAGATGTCGCCATTGTGCCGCGCGATGATCTTGCGGACGAAGGTGAGGCCTGCTCCGGTCCCGTCGTCGGAATCCTGCGACTTTTCGAGACGTTTGAAAATGCGGAAAATGTCCTCATGGAATTCCTGGGGTATACCTTTGCCGTTATCCCTAACGAAAAACACGTTGCGGGCAATCGTGCCGTTCTGGCCGACATAGCGTTCGAGATAACCGATCGAGACCAGCGGCGCCGGCTTGTCGTTGTATTTGATCGCGTTGGTGATGAGATTGCGGAACACTTCGGTCAGCCGTGGCGCGTCGCAGACCACTTCCGGCAGCCGGCCGTCGATGACGACCCTGGCATGCCGCTCCTCCAGCAGGAGCTCCATCGTCGCAACCACATCCTTGATGATCAGACCGATATCGGTGCGTTTGACCGCCAGCTGCTGTCGCCCAAGCCGGGAGAAGTAAAGCAGGTCATTGACGAGTTTCTCCATGCGCTGGCTGAGACGCACCAGACGGTTCAGCCGGCGCACGCCGTCATCGTCGAGCTTGTCCTCATAGTCTTCGAGGAGAAAGCGGGAGTGGTTGTGCAGGCCGCGCAGCGGCTCCTTCAGATCATGCGATGCGATGTAGGCGAATTCGTCGAGGTCGTGGTTGCTGCGCTCGAGCTCGGCGGTATAAGCCTCGAGTTGGGCAAGCGTGGTTTTCATCCGCTCTTCCTGCCGGGCGCGTTCGCTGATGTCGCGAACGATGCCGACAAAGGTCTTTGTCTCGCCGCTGGCGACGACGCTAATTGACACCTCGATCGGAAAGACGATGCCGTTCTTGCGTCGTCCGGAGACCATGCGCGTCGTGCCGATGATGCGTTCCTCGCCGGTCTGCCGGTAATGGGTGAGATAGCCGTCATGCTCGGAATGATAGGGCTCCGGCATCAGCATCTTGATGTTCCGGCCGATCGTCTCCTGCGGGGAATAGCCGAACATGCTTTCGGCCGCCGGATTGAAACTCTTGATCGTTCCGCGCTCGTCGATGACGATGACGGCGTCGGGCGTACTGCGCACCAGCGCGCCGAAGCGGATGCGTTCAGCCTCGAGATTGTGGTTGTTGCGCAGGAAATAGAAGACGAGGATCGCGATCAGCCAGAGCGTGGCGGCGGTGATCGTGCGGTTGGCGATCTCCTGCCAGAACGAGGTCTGGTCGTGCTGGACGGCCAAGAAGCCGAGCATCAGCAACACGGTGCAGGCAAAGGCGAAGAAGAGTGGCGCATTCCTGTTGCCGAACCAGAGGGCGGTCAGCACCAGCGGCACGTAGAGAATGCCGTTGGCAAGGCCAAGCGGCGTATAGAGATCGACGATAAGGCCGCTGAAGCAGACCGCTGCCGGGATCCAGAGCGGGATCTGCGCCCGGTATGCCGGCTGCAGCCACCAGGAGCGCGCAAGAAGGCCCGAGCCGAAGAATACCAAGCCGATCGCCGTATGCAGGGCCATCGCCGCATAAGGCCCCCAGCGGTAGCCTTGTTCGGCATCGGTGACATAGCCGGCGAGCGCGATCATGCCGAGCGTGATGACGACGTAGCTCGTCAGCTCCTGCACCACCTGGCTTCTCGGCCTCTCCAGGTGGAGCGAAAGCAGCAGCGAAAGGTTGGCGATCAGGAAGATCAACGCCGTGTTGGGCCCCATGCCGCCGCCGATCTCGGCGATGAAGTCGGGCGGAACCACGAACTGGGAGATCAGCATATCGACATTGTGGAAACGTCGCCCGAGCGTCGCTATTTCCACGAGCCGGGCCGCCGCGATCGCCGCTGCAAGCCCAGCCAGAACCGTTGCCGCTATGCGAAAGCGGCGGCCGGCCAGCGTCGAGGCGGCAAGCCCGACGCCGGAAAGCACGAAGCAGAGCGCGGTGTTGAAAGCCATCGACGGGAAGCCGGGGATGAGCCAGATGACGATCGCGATCTGCAACAACCAGCCGGCCAGGGCGCTGGCGCCGAGAAGCAACATCAGGCAGCCGACAGCGATCGCGAAGGCACGGTAGCGCCGCCTTCGCTGATCCTGCAGGTCCACGTTGCCCTTATCCTGCACCCGTGCATCCTCCCGCGGTTGGCACGGCCGCCATTTTTTCCGAAATCAAGGAATACTCAATAGGCAGGCGACGCCGCCGCCGCGCTTTTTGCGAAATGATTTTTCGATAAGATGGATCGAATTTTCGTGAAATCGCGATATCGTGAGGTCGAAGGACGGCGCGGTTCATTCGAACAATATCCAAATCATGGTGCTGGATGCCTACAATCGTGTACGTCGACGACAGCAGGGATGATCTCTTCTATCTCGACTATATCCGAAGGAAGCAGCAGATAGACGTCGATCTGTTCTGTTTTTCGACGGCCGAGACGGCGCTGGAGGCGCTGAAGCAGCGCGTGGCCGAAGGCTGGGCCCCGCCGGAGCTGCTGGTCGCCGATCTCTACATGCCTCTCGACAGCGGCATCGGTCTGATGAGCAGGCTGCGCGGCGACAATCGGTTCAGCGCGATGCGGCTTGCGATCTGCAGCGGATCGGATGCCGATGAGGATCGCGCCCGCGCGCTTGAGGCCGGCGCCGATTTTTACCTCGAGAAGCCGCTTGACCTCGCCGCGATCGTTCTCAATCTTGAAGTGTAGGAAACGGCGAAACGCCGATGGTGCGTTCCTGGCGTTCATCAGGGGCGATATGCCAAACCGCAATTGACAAGGCCGAGTGTGCATCCCAAGATGCAACCAAAACGAAGCGGACGGAATAAAAAGTAAGCGCTGAGAGAACCGAATTGACCCGCGTTCGCCGCCACGAACTTCAGCCAACCCCTTAGCTGAATGGGCCTATCGGCTCTCTCGCGCTTACGTCTGGCACTGCCTTCTCGCATTCATGGATGTTGAACACGTGAAGATTTACGATACCCAGGTAAGAACTACTGCCCCTCAGTATAATCTGCCCGTGCATCACCTGTAGTTGAGATAACTGATGATATCCGCCTTGCGTACCGAAAGTCCCCGTTTCGATATGTCTCATCAACCGTCTCGCAATTTTTGTAGCTCTTCGCCTTTTAGACGTATATCCCAAGATTTGGGGATCGGGGGCAAGGCGGGAGAAGAGGAAGGTTGGGAATGAGCAATGCCGCGGCAACTCCTTTTCATGCCGGACCGGAACTGAGCCGGGCGATCAATCGCACCGATTTTTTCCGTCTGCTGAAAGCGGCGGCGCAGCATTATCACTTCGACAATTTCGCGCTTGCCCGGATTTCCGAAGCGTCGGCTCCTTTCGGTGAACGCGATGTCGTCATCACCAATGTCCCCGAGCGCCGCGTCGGCCTTTTCATTACGACGTTGAAGGATGCGCTCGGGACCGTCCGGGCAAAGAGCGCCCAGTTTCTGGCAACGCCGGTCCATGGCCGGAGCGCTGAGCCGGGTGCTTATCCCTCCGATCGCCTGTTCAACGAGTTCCGCAACGGCGTCTTCCTTTTCATCCCGCTGTTCACGCCGGAGGGGCGGCGATATTGCCTGGTGCTGAGCGGCGAGCGTGAAGAACCGGATCAGGGCGAGATCGCCGACATGCTTCTCGACGCCATGCGGATTTTCGACAAGCTCTATGAGGAAATCTTGACTCAGGAAATGTCCGGACGGCTGACCCAGCGCGAATCGGAAATTGTCAAATGGACGAGCGAAGGCAAAACCTCGGCGGAAATCGCCATCATTCTTGGTCTTTCCGAACACACGGTCAATTCGCACATCACCGCGGCCGCGCGCAAACTCGACGCGGTCAATCGCGTCCACATGGTGGCGATCGCCCTGAGAAACGGTCTGGTTTCGTGACAATGGACTTTGGGACTGGGGAAAATGAGATGACCAGCGAAACTGTCCGAAAGGATGCGGTAAGGGTTCTCTTTGTCGACGATGAATTCATCGAATTCCGCGCGCTCAAGAAGAAGATCGCCGATCTCTCCGAGCCACGGGTCGAAGTCGAATATTCGTCGTCGATCGGCGACGCGCTGGATAAGATCCGCGCAGCGCGCTTCGATCTCATCCTGCTCGACAACCGCCTGCTGCCCAATGCGGATTTCCGCGAAACGGTGCCCGAGCTGCGCGGCATCGGTTATACAGGCCCGATCGGCGTCGTCTCGACCGATATTTCGGGGGGCTATTTCCAGGAATTTCCCGATTACGGCGTCGACTTCCGGATCGGCAAGGACGAAATCGACGTCCAGTCGCTACAGCACATCATCCGCGAATATGTGCACTACGACGTCCCGGATTTTTGGAAGGACGATTACAGCATTTAGCCTCAGGCGACCGGGAGGCGAATGGCAAAGCGGCTGCCGCTTTCGTCCGAATGTTCAAGGCGGATATCCCCACCAAGCGCCTTCAGAAGCTCCTGCGCCGTCGTCAGTCCGAGACCGGCGCCGGGGACGGCTCCCGCCCTCGGCAATTTCCAGAAGGGCTCGAAGATCCGCTCGCGATGGGCGGGATCGATGCCCGTTCCGTTATCGGAAATCCGGATCAACCAGATCGCCCCCTCTTGCGCCGCCGCGATCACCACATGCGGCGGCGATGAGCCGCGATAGGTGAGGGCGTTGGAAATGAGCTGCCGCAGCACCATGCCGAACAGTGGCGGGTCGGTGCGGATGGGGGGCAGGTCTTGGCAGACGAGGGTGGCGTCGCGGGACCCCGTCTCATCCACCAGCTCGCTCCATATCCGTTCGGCCAGCGCCTTGAGGTCGACCACCTCGGGCGACAGCTGAGGCGCTCCACCGGCAAAGTTCATCAATGCCTTGGTCAGGCGCTGCGCGACTTGCGCCTTTTCCATGATCATCTTGAGGCTCTGAAGCTGTTCGCTGTCGAGCGTCTCCTCGAGATCGTCGAGCAGCAGTTCGGCATACATGGCGATATGGCGAAGCGGCGATTGCAGATCGTGCGAGGCGGTGGCGAGAAAACGCTTGATGCGCTCTTCGTTGTCGCCGGCAATCGTGGTCTCAAGCGGTCTCGTCGGGTTGGGTGACATCTGACGGTTTCCCCGATCTCTGCTGCGGCATCGCGCGCTTTTTTCAGGTGCGCAACGGACGCTGTAATAGCTTGAATTGCTGCATAATTTTATCTTGGCAATAGGCAATAATAAAAAGAGGGCGCCAGCTCTGCAACCGGCGCCCTCTTCAAGGATGCGTTAACAACCGTTTCAGTTCGCCGACTTGCGCGAGCGGCCCTCTTCCGGCGGGATGATGTCGACGCCGGCATCGGTTGCCGGCGCCTTGGCGTGGCGGCGGCGCCAGTCGCCGAGGAACAGCAGGATGGGTGCGGCGATGAAGATCGACGAGGCGCCGGCAACCAGAATGCCGAAGACCATCGGGATCGCGAAGCTCGAGACGGCGCTGCCGCCCCAGATTGCCATCGGCACCAGGGCGAGGAAGGCGGTCGCATTCGTATAAAGGCTTCGCGCAAGAGTCTCGTTGATCGACTTGTCGATGATCTCGCGCAACGGCATCGACTTATAAAGCCGCATGTTTTCGCGCATGCGGTCATAGACGACGACCTTGTCGTTCACCGAGTAGCCGACCAGGGTCAGGATGGCGGCGATGGCCGTCAGGTTGAAGTCGAGGCCGGTGATGGCGAAGAAGCCGATCGCCTTGGTGACGTCGAGCACCAGCGTGACGATGGCGCCGACGGCGAAGGGCCATTCGAACCGCGCCCAGATATAGATCAGCATCGCGAAGCTCGCGATCACCACCGACAGGATGCCCGCCGAGGCGAGCTCGCCGCTGACCTTCGGGCCGATGACGTCAGTCCCTTCGACGGTGGCGGTCGGATCGATCTTGGCGACTTCGGCCTTCAGCTTGGTGACCGCCGCCGTCTGTGCCTCTTCGCCGCCCTCCTGGCGCTGCGCGCGTACGAGGATGCTGTTGTTGCCGCCGAAGGACTGCAGCGTGATTTCGCCGAGGCCGAGACTGTCCAGACCT
Encoded here:
- a CDS encoding helix-turn-helix transcriptional regulator; the encoded protein is MSNAAATPFHAGPELSRAINRTDFFRLLKAAAQHYHFDNFALARISEASAPFGERDVVITNVPERRVGLFITTLKDALGTVRAKSAQFLATPVHGRSAEPGAYPSDRLFNEFRNGVFLFIPLFTPEGRRYCLVLSGEREEPDQGEIADMLLDAMRIFDKLYEEILTQEMSGRLTQRESEIVKWTSEGKTSAEIAIILGLSEHTVNSHITAAARKLDAVNRVHMVAIALRNGLVS
- a CDS encoding response regulator; translation: MTSETVRKDAVRVLFVDDEFIEFRALKKKIADLSEPRVEVEYSSSIGDALDKIRAARFDLILLDNRLLPNADFRETVPELRGIGYTGPIGVVSTDISGGYFQEFPDYGVDFRIGKDEIDVQSLQHIIREYVHYDVPDFWKDDYSI
- a CDS encoding sensor histidine kinase; this translates as MSPNPTRPLETTIAGDNEERIKRFLATASHDLQSPLRHIAMYAELLLDDLEETLDSEQLQSLKMIMEKAQVAQRLTKALMNFAGGAPQLSPEVVDLKALAERIWSELVDETGSRDATLVCQDLPPIRTDPPLFGMVLRQLISNALTYRGSSPPHVVIAAAQEGAIWLIRISDNGTGIDPAHRERIFEPFWKLPRAGAVPGAGLGLTTAQELLKALGGDIRLEHSDESGSRFAIRLPVA